The Salvelinus fontinalis isolate EN_2023a unplaced genomic scaffold, ASM2944872v1 scaffold_1215, whole genome shotgun sequence DNA segment acaccgtacacacacactccatctcaTACACGTTAGAATGTTAGTCAATAAATTATCACGAGTCAATCTGTCAAACCACCTCTTTATTATGTTTGATTGACAGTGGAAACAGCCAATAAAAACAGTGTATTCTGATTGACAGTGGAAACAGCCAATAAAAATGGTGTATTCTGATTGACAGTGGAAACATCCAATAAAAACAGTGTATTCTGATTGACAGTGGAAAAAAGCCAATAAAAAGTGTGATTCAGTTAACAACAAACTTCTATCTCGTTCTTTAACAAAGCTCTGAGATGAACTCTGCAAAGCTGCTTTCAATGTAGGACATGTTGCTGACAGGAAGGGGACTACTTTCAATGTAGGACATGTTGCTGACAGGAAGGGGACTACTTTCAATGTAGGACATGTTGCTGACAGGAAGGGGACTACTTTCAATGTAGGACATGTTGCTGACAGGAAGGGGACTACTTTCAATGTAGGACATGTTGCTGACAGGAAGGGGACTACTTTCAATGTAGGACATGTTGCTCACAGGAAGGGGACTACTTTCAATGTAGGACATGTTGCTGACAGGAAGGGGACTACTTTCAATGTAGGACATGTTGCTGACAGGAAGGGGACTACTTTCAATGTAGGACATGTTGCTGACAGGAAGGGGACTACTTTCAATGTAGGACATGTTGCTCACAGGAAGGGGACTACTTTCAATGTAGGACATGTTGCTGACAGGAAGGGGACTACTTTCAATGTAGGACATGTTGCTGACAGGAAGGGGACTACTTTCAATGTAGGACATGTTGCTCACAGGAAGGGGACTACTTTCAATGTAGGACATGTTGCTCACAGGAAGGGGACTACTTTCAATGTAGGACATGTTGCTCACAGGAAGGGGGCGACTTTCAACTAAAACCATAGACATGGACAAATAAATAGGACGGGACAACTTGgtgtgtgtatccgtgtgtgtttctcaatgtgtgtctgtgtcggtgtgtgtgtgtgtgtgtatccgtgtgtgtgtgtgtgtgtgtgtatccgtgtgtgtgtgtccgttagAGGATCACACATTTGCCTTTCTCCACCCAGGGGTTGGCCCTCATCAGCTCTGGGTTCAGGAATGGgtcgtcacacacacacccctcgaTCCATTTCACCAGCCTgccaagagaacacacacacaccctgttagACCACACCCCTCGATCCACTGGGATTCAATCCGGTCTCAGGTTAAGGATCTAGGTGTTTTTAAAGGTTCTGATTGGGCCgacagcgtttaccgtgaatagGATCTCCCCGAACGCGGAAACATTTGCCTTTAAAAACCCACGATGGGTTTGAATCCCGGATGTAGACAAGGTTGCTAGAGACCAGAAGGACTAGACACTGGGGTAGAGACCAGAAGGACACTGGGGTAGAGACCAGAAGGACACTGGGATAGAGACCAGAAGGACACTGGGATAGAGACCAGAAGGACTAGACACTGGGATAGAGACCAGAAGGACTAGACACTGGAATAGAGACCAGAAGGACACTGGGATAGAGACCAGGACACTGGGGTAGAGACCAGAAGGACTAGGCACTGGGGTAGAGACCAGAAGGACTAGACACTGGGATAGACCAGAAGGACTAGACACTGGGGTAGAGACTAGAAGGACTAGACACTGGGATAGAGACCAGAAGGACACTGGGATAGAGACCAGAAGGACTAGACACTGGGGTAGAGACTAGAAGGACTAGACACTGGGATAGAGACCAGAAGGACACTGGGGTAGAGACCAGAAGGACTAGACACTGGGGTAGAGACCAGAAGGACTAGACACTGGGGTAGAGACCAGAAGGACACTGGGATAGAGACCAGAAGGACACTGAGGTAGAGACCAGAAGGACACTGGGATAGAGACCAGAAGGACTAGACACTGGGGTAGAGACCAGAAGGACACTGGGATAGAGACCAGAAGGACTAGACACTGGGATAGAGACCAGGACACTGGGATAGAGACCAGAAGGACACTGGGGTAGAGACCAGAAGGACACTGGGATAGAGACCAGAAGGACTAGACACTGGGATAGAGACCAGAAGGACTAGACACTGGGATAGAGACCAGAAGGACACTGGGGTAGAGACCAGAAGGACTAGACACTGGGGTAGAGACCAGAAGGCCACTGGGATAGAGACCAGAATGACACTGGGATAGAGACCAGAAGGACACTGGGGTAGAGACCAGAAGGACACTGGGGTAGAGACCAGAAGGACACTGGGATAGAGACCAGGACACTGGGGTAGAGACCAGAAGGACACTGGGATAGAGACCAGAAGGACACTGGGATAGAGACCAGAAGGACACTAGGATAGAGACCAGGACACTGGGGTAGAGACCAGAAGGACACTGGGGTAGAGACCAGAAGGACACTGGGATAGAGACCAGGACACTGGGGTAGAGACCAGAAGGACACTGGGGTAGAGACCAGGAGGACACTGGGGTAGAGACCAGAAGGACACTGGGATAGAGACCAGAAGGACACTGGGATAGAGACCAGGAGG contains these protein-coding regions:
- the LOC129848835 gene encoding guanine nucleotide-binding protein G(I)/G(S)/G(O) subunit gamma-13-like, producing the protein MEDLDLPQMKREVESLQYQLAINREKSSITVTELVKWIEGCVCDDPFLNPELMRANPWVEKGKCVIL